In Daucus carota subsp. sativus chromosome 4, DH1 v3.0, whole genome shotgun sequence, one DNA window encodes the following:
- the LOC135152411 gene encoding uncharacterized protein LOC135152411 isoform X2 produces the protein MLGADLLNDTKMLEINNGAKELNIPTSDANRKLVASDNGGLQNPSYLIFNPVWDSKGAPSPNKRFNYPSVPGVQKPISDEDIAFMTVLELGQLIKTKQISSEELTKIFLKRLKRYNPVLEAVITFTEELAYKQAKEADHLLSQGVYLDNQIHHVTAAPPCKILSPP, from the exons ATGTTGGGTGCAGACTTGCTCAATGATACTAAG ATGCTGGAGATTAATAATGGTGCCAAAGAGCTTAACATCCCCACCAGCGATGCCAACAGGAAACTGGTTGCTTCGGACAATGGGGGCTTGCAGAACCcatcttatttgatatttaatccTGTGTGGGATTCTAAAGGAGCACCAAGTCCTAACAAAAGATTCAACTATCCATCAGTGCCAGGTGTGCAGAAGCCAATTTCTGATGAAGACATTGCTTTTATGACT GTTCTTGAACTGGGGCAACTCATTAAGACCAAACAAATTTCATCTGAGGAGCTTACAAAGATTTTCCTGAAGAGGCTAAAGAG GTATAATCCTGTTCTTGAAGCTGTAATCACTTTCACTGAGGAACTGGCATACAAGCAAGCCAAGGAGGCTGATCATCTGCTGTCCCAAGGAGTGTATTTAG ACAACCAAATACACCACGTAACAGCAGCACCACCGTGCAAGATCCTATCACCACCATAG
- the LOC135152411 gene encoding uncharacterized protein LOC135152411 isoform X1 → MYLQVWVWYCLLGLWLALLLALCLLVLWTLRFLSSLGGLKIVSMLDRGKVNAKIQSERCEDECDEAVLLKCGFRMLGADLLNDTKMLEINNGAKELNIPTSDANRKLVASDNGGLQNPSYLIFNPVWDSKGAPSPNKRFNYPSVPGVQKPISDEDIAFMTVLELGQLIKTKQISSEELTKIFLKRLKRYNPVLEAVITFTEELAYKQAKEADHLLSQGVYLDNQIHHVTAAPPCKILSPP, encoded by the exons ATGTATTTGCAAGTTTGGGTTTGGTATTGCTTGCTGGGCTTATGGCTGGCCTTACTCCTGGCCTTATGTCTCTTGGTCTTGTGGACCTTAAGGTTCTTATCAAGTCTGGGCGGCCTCAAGATCGTAAGCATGCTG GACAGAGGAAAGGTTAATGCAAAAATCCAATCTGAAAGATGTGAAGACGAATGTGATGAAGCTGTTCTGCTCAAGTGTGGATTTAGGATGTTGGGTGCAGACTTGCTCAATGATACTAAG ATGCTGGAGATTAATAATGGTGCCAAAGAGCTTAACATCCCCACCAGCGATGCCAACAGGAAACTGGTTGCTTCGGACAATGGGGGCTTGCAGAACCcatcttatttgatatttaatccTGTGTGGGATTCTAAAGGAGCACCAAGTCCTAACAAAAGATTCAACTATCCATCAGTGCCAGGTGTGCAGAAGCCAATTTCTGATGAAGACATTGCTTTTATGACT GTTCTTGAACTGGGGCAACTCATTAAGACCAAACAAATTTCATCTGAGGAGCTTACAAAGATTTTCCTGAAGAGGCTAAAGAG GTATAATCCTGTTCTTGAAGCTGTAATCACTTTCACTGAGGAACTGGCATACAAGCAAGCCAAGGAGGCTGATCATCTGCTGTCCCAAGGAGTGTATTTAG ACAACCAAATACACCACGTAACAGCAGCACCACCGTGCAAGATCCTATCACCACCATAG